From the genome of Aquila chrysaetos chrysaetos chromosome 12, bAquChr1.4, whole genome shotgun sequence, one region includes:
- the SPPL2B gene encoding signal peptide peptidase-like 2B isoform X1, whose translation MAARRAWLRVWLLLCFLPQVYCEYGMVHVLSEKGSSKGKDYCILFNSQWAHLPHDLGKASLLQLQDQTASVLCSPSDVPDGGFNNQIPMVMRGNCTFYEKVRLAQINGARGLLIVSRERLVPPGGNRSQYEEIDIPVALLSYTDMLDIGKSFGSSVKGAMYAPNEPVLDYNMVIIFVMAVGTVAIGGYWAGSRDVKKRYMKHKRDDGAEKHDDETVDVTPIMICVFVVMCCSMLVLLYFFYDHLVYVIIGIFCLAASIGLYSCLSPFVRRFPLGKCRIPDNNLPYFHKRPQVRMLLLAIFCISVSIVWGIFRNEDQWAWVLQDALGIAFCLYMLKTIRLPTFKGCTLLLLVLFVYDVFFVFITPFLTKTGESIMVEVAAGPSDSATHEKLPMVLKVPRLNSSPLALCDRPFSLLGFGDILVPGLLVAYCHRFDIQVQSSRVYFVACTIAYGIGLLVTFVALALMQMGQPALLYLVPCTLLTSFAVALWRKELAMFWTGSGFAKDLPQPPLVIAPVSCPELPKESNVPASQQDTEQMTNPTLHVKELHGPTSAAEELADTDTKMDQSEISVTQSEEPAGQNKDDLESKCLNGEQKQLE comes from the exons GTGTACTGTGAGTATGGGATGGTACATGTCCTGTCAGAGAAGGggagcagcaaaggaaaagactACTGTATCCTCTTCAACTCTCAGTGGGCTCATTTGCCACATGATCTGGGTAAAGCT tcacTCTTGCAACTGCAGGATCAGACAGCATCTGTTTTGTGCTCTCCTTCTGATGTACCTGATGGGGGATTTAATAACCAAATCCCCATGGTGATGCGAGGGAATTGCACCTTCTATGAGAAAGTGAGGCTTGCTCAGATAAATGGAGCTCGTGGGCTGCTGATCGTTAGTAGAGAGAGACTG GTTCCTCCTGGGGGTAACAGGAGTCAATATGAAGAGATTGATATTCCTGTGGCTCTGCTCAGCTATACTGATATGTTAGATATTGGCAAG AGTTTCGGCAGCTCGGTGAAAGGAGCAATGTATGCACCAAATGAGCCTGTGCTAGACTATAACATGGTGATTATATTTGTCATGGCTGTGGGGACTGTTGCAATTGGAGGCTACTGGGCAGGAAGCAGAGATGTGAAAAA GCGGTACATGAAGCACAAACGTgatgatggggcagagaaaCATGATGATGAAACGGTTGATGTGACTCCGATAATGATCTGTGTATTTGTAGTGATGTGCTGCTCAATGCTGGTCctcctttatttcttctatgACCACTTAG tctaTGTTATCATAGGAATATTCTGCCTGGCTGCCTCAATTGGTCTTTACAGTTGTCTGTCTCCCTTTGTAAGAAGATTCCCTTTGGGAAAGTGTAG aatcCCAGACAACAACTTGCCTTATTTTCACAAGCGTCCACAAGTCCGGATGTTGCTATTGGCAATATTTTGTATCTCTGTCAGCATAGTCTGGGGAATCTTCAGAAACGAAGATCA GTGGGCCTGGGTTCTGCAAGATGCTTTAGGAATCGCTTTCTGTCTTTACATGTTGAAAACAATTCGCCTGCCTACATTCAAG GGTTGTACCTTGCTCCTCCTGGTTCTTTTTGTGTATGATGTATTCTTTGTATTTATCACACCTTTTCTAACAAAG actGGGGAGAGTATAATGGTAGAGGTGGCTGCAGGCCCGTCTGATTCTGCCACTCATGAAAAG CTCCCAATGGTCCTGAAGGTTCCACGACTGAACTCTTCACCGTTGGCTCTGTGTGACAGGCCTTTTTCTCTCCTAGGATTTGGAGACATTTTAGTTCCAG GCTTACTAGTAGCCTATTGCCATAGATTTGATATTCAGGTGCAGTCATCCAGAGTCTATTTTGTAGCCTGCACAATAG caTATGGCATAGGCCTTCTTGTGACCTTTGTTGCCTTGGCATTGATGCAGATGGGCCAGCCCGCTCTCCTCTACTTGGTGCCCTGTACTCTTCTCACAAGCTTTGCTGTGGCTCTTTGGAGAAAGGAGCTTGCAATGTTCTGGACGGGCAGCGGCTTTGCG AAAGACCTACCTCAGCCTCCCTTGGTGATAGCTCCTGTCAGCTGCCCTGAGCTTCCCAAAGAGAGCAATGTGCCAGCCTCTCAACAAGACACAGAGCAAATGACCAATCCTACCCTCCATGTGAAGGAGCTGCATGGCCCCACctcagctgcagaggagctggctgaTACTGACACAAAGATGGACCAGTCAGAGATTTCGGTCACGCAGAGCGAGGAACCAGCTGGTCAGAATAAGGATGACCTTGAAAGCAAATGCCTCAATGGAGAGCAAAAACAGCTGGAATAA
- the SPPL2B gene encoding signal peptide peptidase-like 2B isoform X2 — MAARRAWLRVWLLLCFLPQVYCEYGMVHVLSEKGSSKGKDYCILFNSQWAHLPHDLGKASLLQLQDQTASVLCSPSDVPDGGFNNQIPMVMRGNCTFYEKVRLAQINGARGLLIVSRERLVPPGGNRSQYEEIDIPVALLSYTDMLDIGKSFGSSVKGAMYAPNEPVLDYNMVIIFVMAVGTVAIGGYWAGSRDVKKRYMKHKRDDGAEKHDDETVDVTPIMICVFVVMCCSMLVLLYFFYDHLVYVIIGIFCLAASIGLYSCLSPFVRRFPLGKCRIPDNNLPYFHKRPQVRMLLLAIFCISVSIVWGIFRNEDQWAWVLQDALGIAFCLYMLKTIRLPTFKGCTLLLLVLFVYDVFFVFITPFLTKTGESIMVEVAAGPSDSATHEKLPMVLKVPRLNSSPLALCDRPFSLLGFGDILVPGLLVAYCHRFDIQVQSSRVYFVACTIAYGIGLLVTFVALALMQMGQPALLYLVPCTLLTSFAVALWRKELAMFWTGSGFAVNTSLI; from the exons GTGTACTGTGAGTATGGGATGGTACATGTCCTGTCAGAGAAGGggagcagcaaaggaaaagactACTGTATCCTCTTCAACTCTCAGTGGGCTCATTTGCCACATGATCTGGGTAAAGCT tcacTCTTGCAACTGCAGGATCAGACAGCATCTGTTTTGTGCTCTCCTTCTGATGTACCTGATGGGGGATTTAATAACCAAATCCCCATGGTGATGCGAGGGAATTGCACCTTCTATGAGAAAGTGAGGCTTGCTCAGATAAATGGAGCTCGTGGGCTGCTGATCGTTAGTAGAGAGAGACTG GTTCCTCCTGGGGGTAACAGGAGTCAATATGAAGAGATTGATATTCCTGTGGCTCTGCTCAGCTATACTGATATGTTAGATATTGGCAAG AGTTTCGGCAGCTCGGTGAAAGGAGCAATGTATGCACCAAATGAGCCTGTGCTAGACTATAACATGGTGATTATATTTGTCATGGCTGTGGGGACTGTTGCAATTGGAGGCTACTGGGCAGGAAGCAGAGATGTGAAAAA GCGGTACATGAAGCACAAACGTgatgatggggcagagaaaCATGATGATGAAACGGTTGATGTGACTCCGATAATGATCTGTGTATTTGTAGTGATGTGCTGCTCAATGCTGGTCctcctttatttcttctatgACCACTTAG tctaTGTTATCATAGGAATATTCTGCCTGGCTGCCTCAATTGGTCTTTACAGTTGTCTGTCTCCCTTTGTAAGAAGATTCCCTTTGGGAAAGTGTAG aatcCCAGACAACAACTTGCCTTATTTTCACAAGCGTCCACAAGTCCGGATGTTGCTATTGGCAATATTTTGTATCTCTGTCAGCATAGTCTGGGGAATCTTCAGAAACGAAGATCA GTGGGCCTGGGTTCTGCAAGATGCTTTAGGAATCGCTTTCTGTCTTTACATGTTGAAAACAATTCGCCTGCCTACATTCAAG GGTTGTACCTTGCTCCTCCTGGTTCTTTTTGTGTATGATGTATTCTTTGTATTTATCACACCTTTTCTAACAAAG actGGGGAGAGTATAATGGTAGAGGTGGCTGCAGGCCCGTCTGATTCTGCCACTCATGAAAAG CTCCCAATGGTCCTGAAGGTTCCACGACTGAACTCTTCACCGTTGGCTCTGTGTGACAGGCCTTTTTCTCTCCTAGGATTTGGAGACATTTTAGTTCCAG GCTTACTAGTAGCCTATTGCCATAGATTTGATATTCAGGTGCAGTCATCCAGAGTCTATTTTGTAGCCTGCACAATAG caTATGGCATAGGCCTTCTTGTGACCTTTGTTGCCTTGGCATTGATGCAGATGGGCCAGCCCGCTCTCCTCTACTTGGTGCCCTGTACTCTTCTCACAAGCTTTGCTGTGGCTCTTTGGAGAAAGGAGCTTGCAATGTTCTGGACGGGCAGCGGCTTTGCGGTGAATACCAGTTTGATATGA